In Pectobacterium aroidearum, the following are encoded in one genomic region:
- a CDS encoding glycine zipper 2TM domain-containing protein, with protein sequence MMKRLLVVTLAGITLAGCANTSTLSGDVYSASEAKQVQTVTYGTIVSTRPVQIQAGEDSNVIGALGGAVLGGFLGNTIGGGSGRSLATAAGAVAGGVAGQSATGALNRTQGVELEIRRDDGSTIMVVQKQGDTKFSAGQRVAMASNGRSITVSPR encoded by the coding sequence ATGATGAAGCGTTTACTTGTGGTTACCCTTGCAGGTATCACGCTGGCTGGTTGTGCTAATACCAGTACGCTTTCAGGTGATGTTTACAGTGCATCCGAAGCTAAACAGGTACAGACCGTTACCTACGGTACGATTGTTTCTACGCGCCCGGTTCAGATTCAGGCGGGAGAAGATTCTAACGTGATCGGCGCACTGGGTGGTGCCGTATTGGGTGGTTTCCTGGGTAACACTATCGGCGGCGGTTCCGGTCGTAGTCTGGCAACAGCAGCTGGCGCAGTCGCCGGCGGTGTAGCGGGTCAAAGCGCCACAGGTGCACTGAACCGCACGCAAGGTGTAGAACTGGAAATTCGTCGTGATGACGGTAGTACCATTATGGTGGTACAGAAACAAGGCGATACGAAATTCAGCGCAGGTCAACGCGTTGCTATGGCCAGCAATGGCCGCAGTATCACCGTTTCTCCACGCTGA
- the anmK gene encoding anhydro-N-acetylmuramic acid kinase, with product MRSGRYIGVMSGTSLDGVDVVLAAIDEHTVAQQASYCHPIPQDIKMAILGMCQGQAVTLSALGQLDTRLGILFAEAVLTLLKETELRAQDITAIGCHGQTVWHEPTGDAPCTLQIGDNNRVAALTGITTVGDFRRRDLAYGGQGAPLVPSFHHALLLHPVERRIVLNIGGIANLSLLVPGAPVRGYDTGPGNMLLDAWIWRHCAQPYDKDAMWAMSGQVNPLLLRRMLTDPYFALRAPKSTGREYFNLSWLERMLAGLPPMAPQDVQATLVELTAMSIAEQVLLVGGCERLLVCGGGARNPLIMTRLSALLPGIEVSTTDECGVSGDDMEALAFAWLASRTLSGLSGNLPSVTGASQETVLGAIYPVNAD from the coding sequence ATGAGATCAGGCAGATATATTGGCGTAATGTCCGGCACCAGTCTGGATGGTGTGGATGTTGTGCTAGCCGCGATTGACGAACATACGGTTGCTCAGCAGGCCAGCTACTGTCACCCGATACCGCAGGACATCAAAATGGCGATCCTGGGGATGTGTCAGGGGCAGGCGGTGACACTGTCGGCGCTGGGGCAGTTGGATACGCGTCTGGGGATCTTGTTTGCCGAAGCGGTGCTGACGCTGCTTAAAGAAACGGAGTTGAGAGCTCAGGATATTACGGCGATTGGCTGTCACGGGCAGACGGTCTGGCATGAGCCCACGGGCGATGCGCCCTGCACGTTGCAGATCGGTGATAATAACCGTGTCGCCGCATTGACGGGTATTACCACCGTGGGAGATTTTCGCCGCCGCGATTTGGCTTACGGTGGTCAAGGTGCACCGCTGGTGCCATCGTTCCACCATGCGTTGCTGCTACATCCTGTCGAACGGCGTATCGTGCTCAATATTGGAGGTATCGCCAATCTGTCGCTGTTGGTGCCGGGTGCGCCCGTGCGCGGTTACGATACCGGTCCCGGAAATATGCTGCTGGATGCCTGGATTTGGCGGCATTGTGCACAACCGTATGATAAAGACGCCATGTGGGCGATGAGCGGGCAAGTGAATCCGCTGTTGCTTCGTCGGATGTTGACCGACCCGTATTTTGCGTTACGGGCGCCCAAAAGCACTGGACGCGAGTATTTCAACCTGAGCTGGCTGGAGAGAATGCTGGCTGGCCTGCCGCCGATGGCACCGCAGGATGTTCAGGCAACGCTGGTTGAGTTAACCGCGATGAGCATCGCCGAACAGGTGCTGTTGGTCGGCGGATGTGAACGTTTACTGGTTTGTGGCGGTGGAGCGCGTAATCCGCTCATCATGACGCGTCTCTCGGCTTTGCTGCCGGGCATCGAAGTCAGCACGACGGATGAATGTGGCGTAAGCGGTGATGACATGGAAGCGCTGGCATTTGCCTGGCTAGCTTCACGCACGCTGTCGGGACTGTCTGGCAATCTGCCTTCCGTCACGGGAGCGAGTCAGGAAACGGTATTAGGCGCGATTTATCCGGTCAACGCGGATTAA
- the slyA gene encoding transcriptional regulator SlyA — translation MELPLGSDLARLVRVWRALVDHRLKPLELTQTHWVTLHNIYHLPPGQSQIQLAKAIGIEQPSLVRTLDQLEEKGLITRHVCAHDRRAKRIMLTESAEPIIQAVNGVISHTRNEVLFGITPEQVDELALLVARLEKNILALHENQA, via the coding sequence ATGGAATTGCCATTAGGATCTGATTTAGCCCGTCTGGTGCGCGTGTGGCGTGCGCTGGTCGATCATCGATTAAAACCACTTGAACTGACCCAGACGCATTGGGTTACGCTGCATAACATATACCATCTACCCCCTGGTCAGTCGCAGATTCAGCTGGCCAAAGCGATAGGTATTGAGCAACCCTCGTTAGTCCGAACATTGGATCAGCTTGAGGAAAAAGGGTTAATCACTCGCCACGTTTGTGCGCACGATCGTCGGGCAAAACGTATTATGCTGACCGAATCAGCAGAGCCGATTATACAGGCAGTCAATGGCGTAATTAGCCATACACGTAATGAAGTATTATTTGGAATTACGCCGGAGCAGGTTGATGAATTAGCGCTGCTGGTTGCGCGCCTTGAGAAAAATATATTGGCATTACATGAAAATCAAGCGTAG
- the tyrS gene encoding tyrosine--tRNA ligase — protein MASSNLIKQLQERGLIAQVTDEGALAERLAQGPIALYCGFDPTADSLHLGHLVPLLCLKRFQLAGHKPVALVGGATGLIGDPSFKATERKLNTADTVGEWVEKIRRQVSPFLDFDCGKNSAIAANNYDWFGGMNVLDFLRDIGKHFSVNQMINKEAVKQRLNRDDVGISFTEFSYNLLQGYDFASLNKQHDVELQIGGSDQWGNITSGIDLTRRMNQKQVYGLTVPLITKSDGTKFGKTEGGAIWLDASKTSPYKFYQFWINTADADVYRFLKFFTFMSLEDIDALEEEDKNSGKAPRAQYVLAEEVTRMVHGEAGLEAARRITQSLFSGALQDMTQDDFAQLAQDGMPIIELENGADLQQALVSAELVPSRGQARTMISSNAVTINGEKQADPEYTFSAPDRLFDRYTLLRRGKKHYCLICWKA, from the coding sequence ATGGCGAGTAGTAACCTGATTAAACAATTGCAAGAGCGGGGCTTGATTGCCCAGGTGACGGATGAGGGTGCGTTAGCAGAGCGGCTGGCGCAAGGGCCAATTGCACTGTATTGCGGCTTTGATCCCACCGCTGACAGCTTGCATTTGGGGCATCTGGTGCCACTGCTTTGCCTGAAACGCTTCCAACTGGCTGGCCACAAACCGGTGGCACTGGTAGGCGGCGCCACGGGGCTGATCGGTGACCCAAGTTTTAAAGCGACAGAACGTAAGCTGAACACGGCCGACACCGTGGGTGAATGGGTAGAGAAAATCCGTCGTCAGGTTTCTCCATTCCTGGATTTTGACTGCGGCAAAAACAGCGCGATTGCAGCCAATAACTACGATTGGTTTGGCGGTATGAACGTGCTGGATTTCCTGCGTGACATCGGCAAACATTTCTCCGTTAATCAGATGATTAACAAAGAAGCCGTCAAACAGCGTTTAAACCGTGATGACGTGGGCATTTCCTTCACCGAGTTTTCTTACAACCTGTTGCAGGGATATGACTTTGCCTCGCTGAACAAGCAGCATGACGTCGAGCTGCAAATTGGTGGTTCTGACCAGTGGGGCAACATCACGTCCGGCATCGATTTGACACGCCGTATGAACCAGAAACAGGTTTACGGTTTGACCGTGCCATTGATCACCAAATCGGATGGGACGAAATTCGGTAAAACGGAAGGCGGCGCGATCTGGTTGGATGCCAGCAAGACCAGCCCTTACAAATTCTACCAATTCTGGATCAACACGGCAGATGCCGATGTGTACCGTTTCCTGAAATTCTTCACATTCATGAGCCTCGAAGACATCGACGCGCTGGAAGAAGAAGACAAAAACAGCGGTAAGGCTCCGCGTGCGCAGTATGTGCTGGCAGAAGAAGTGACCCGTATGGTGCATGGCGAAGCGGGTCTGGAAGCCGCTCGTCGTATTACACAAAGTCTGTTCTCTGGCGCGTTGCAGGATATGACGCAGGACGATTTTGCCCAACTGGCGCAGGATGGTATGCCGATTATCGAACTGGAAAACGGCGCCGATTTGCAACAGGCGTTGGTGAGTGCCGAACTGGTGCCGTCACGCGGTCAGGCTCGTACGATGATCTCCTCGAATGCGGTAACCATTAACGGCGAAAAACAGGCCGATCCTGAATACACCTTCAGCGCGCCTGACCGTCTGTTTGATCGCTATACCTTACTGCGCCGTGGTAAAAAGCACTACTGCCTGATCTGCTGGAAAGCATAA
- the pdxH gene encoding pyridoxamine 5'-phosphate oxidase produces the protein MTQERTPSDSTPLLQSADIADIRREYTRGGLRRSDLPANPLDLFERWLKQACDAKLADPTAMSVATVDEHGQPYQRIVLLKHYDEKGMVFYTNMGSRKARHLENNPRISLLFPWHMLERQVMVLGRVEKLPTLEVLKYFHSRPKDSQIGAWVSKQSSRISARGVLESKFLELKQKFQNGEVPLPSFWGGFRVVIDSVEFWQGGEHRLHDRFFYQRQEEGWQINRLAP, from the coding sequence ATGACTCAGGAACGCACGCCCTCTGACAGTACTCCTCTTCTTCAATCCGCCGATATTGCCGACATCCGCCGTGAATACACGCGTGGTGGGCTTCGTCGTAGCGATCTTCCCGCTAACCCGCTGGATTTATTTGAACGCTGGCTGAAGCAGGCCTGTGACGCGAAACTGGCCGATCCTACCGCAATGTCCGTCGCGACCGTTGATGAGCACGGGCAACCTTACCAGCGCATCGTTCTGCTTAAGCACTATGACGAGAAAGGCATGGTGTTTTATACCAATATGGGTAGTCGCAAAGCCCGTCATCTGGAAAACAACCCACGTATCAGCCTATTGTTCCCTTGGCATATGTTGGAACGACAGGTGATGGTTCTGGGTCGCGTAGAGAAGCTCCCCACGCTTGAGGTGCTGAAATATTTCCACAGTCGCCCGAAAGACAGTCAGATTGGCGCGTGGGTATCCAAGCAGTCCAGCCGGATTTCAGCGCGCGGTGTGTTGGAAAGCAAATTTTTGGAATTGAAGCAAAAATTCCAGAATGGCGAGGTGCCTTTGCCGAGCTTCTGGGGAGGCTTCCGCGTCGTTATCGATTCTGTCGAATTTTGGCAGGGCGGAGAACACCGCTTGCACGATCGATTTTTCTACCAGCGACAGGAAGAAGGCTGGCAGATTAATCGTTTAGCGCCTTAA
- the acnA gene encoding aconitate hydratase AcnA, whose product MSSHLRDTCLDTLTVQQQIYHYYSLPKAAKTLGNIDKLPKSLKVLLENLLRHQDGDTVEQDDLQAVVDWLKTGHVDREIAYRPARVLMQDFTGVPAVVDLAAMRAAVKRLGGDVNKVNPLSPVDLVIDHSVTVDHFGDRQALTDNTQLEMARNRERYEFLRWGQNAFSHFSVVPPGTGICHQVNLEYLAKAIWYEKQGGKQFAYPDTLVGTDSHTTMINGLGVLGWGVGGIEAEAAMLGQPVSMLIPDVVGVKLSGKMREGITATDLVLTVTQMLRKHGVVGKFVEFYGDGLDSLPLADRATIANMAPEYGATCGFFPIDQITLDYMRLTNRAEEQIALVEAYSKQQGLWRNTGDEPVFTSQLALDLATVETSLAGPKRPQDRVPLAGVPEAFKASRELDVSTVKNRSDYEEFTLEGETHRLQQGAVVIAAITSCTNTSNPSVLMTAGLLAKNAVERGLKTKPWVKTSLAPGSRVVTDYYAKAGLTTYLDALGFNLVGYGCTTCIGNSGPLPDAIEAAIKAGDLTVGAVLSGNRNFEGRIHPLVKTNWLASPPLVVAYALAGNMNVDLTQEPLGEDRDGKAVYLKDIWPSTKAVADAVLNVSAGMFHKQYAAVFEGTQEWQDIEVDDNPTYQWPEESTYIRQTPFFLDMGKEPEPVQDIHKARILAMLGDSVTTDHISPAGNIKRDSPAGKYLLERGVETAEFNSYGSRRGNHEVMMRGTFANIRIRNEMVPGKEGGYTRHIPSQNEMTIYDAAMRYKDDNVPLALFAGKEYGSGSSRDWAAKGPRLLGVRVVIAESFERIHRSNLIGMGILPLEFPEGVTRKTLQLTGDEQISITGLNQLTPGATVEVNITDASGNTQAISTRCRIDTRNELTYYQNDGILHYVIRNML is encoded by the coding sequence ATGTCATCACACCTTCGCGACACTTGTCTGGACACACTGACGGTACAACAGCAGATTTACCATTACTACAGCCTGCCAAAGGCGGCGAAAACGCTCGGCAACATCGATAAATTGCCGAAATCACTCAAAGTGCTGCTGGAGAATTTACTACGCCATCAGGACGGCGACACAGTAGAGCAGGACGATCTTCAGGCCGTCGTGGACTGGCTGAAGACAGGCCATGTTGACCGGGAAATCGCTTATCGTCCCGCGCGTGTATTAATGCAGGATTTTACCGGCGTGCCCGCCGTGGTCGATCTGGCGGCGATGCGAGCGGCGGTGAAACGGCTAGGCGGCGATGTGAATAAGGTTAACCCGCTGTCGCCGGTCGATCTGGTTATCGACCACTCGGTGACGGTTGACCACTTCGGCGATCGTCAGGCGCTGACGGATAACACACAGTTGGAAATGGCGCGTAACCGTGAACGTTATGAATTTCTGCGCTGGGGGCAAAATGCCTTTAGCCACTTTAGCGTTGTGCCGCCGGGAACCGGAATTTGCCATCAGGTGAATCTGGAGTATCTGGCTAAGGCCATCTGGTATGAAAAGCAGGGCGGCAAACAGTTTGCCTATCCCGATACGCTGGTGGGAACCGATTCACACACCACGATGATTAACGGTTTGGGCGTGCTCGGCTGGGGCGTCGGCGGGATAGAGGCCGAAGCGGCGATGCTGGGGCAGCCTGTTTCGATGCTGATCCCTGATGTGGTTGGCGTCAAGCTAAGCGGCAAGATGCGCGAAGGGATCACGGCAACCGATCTGGTCCTGACGGTCACGCAGATGTTGCGTAAACACGGCGTGGTCGGCAAGTTTGTGGAGTTTTACGGTGATGGACTGGATTCGCTGCCGCTGGCGGATCGTGCAACCATCGCCAACATGGCACCGGAATACGGTGCGACCTGTGGCTTCTTTCCTATCGACCAAATCACGCTGGACTACATGCGGTTGACCAACCGTGCGGAAGAACAGATTGCGCTGGTGGAAGCTTACAGTAAGCAGCAAGGGCTGTGGCGTAATACCGGGGATGAACCGGTATTTACCAGCCAGCTCGCGCTGGATTTGGCGACGGTGGAAACCAGTCTGGCGGGGCCGAAACGTCCGCAAGATCGTGTGCCTTTAGCGGGGGTACCGGAGGCTTTCAAAGCCAGTCGGGAGCTGGATGTCAGCACGGTGAAGAACCGTTCTGACTATGAAGAATTCACGCTGGAAGGCGAAACGCACCGTTTACAGCAGGGGGCTGTCGTGATTGCTGCGATCACCTCCTGTACCAATACTTCGAATCCGAGCGTGCTGATGACGGCCGGGCTGTTGGCAAAAAACGCCGTAGAACGCGGCCTGAAAACCAAGCCGTGGGTGAAAACCTCGCTGGCGCCCGGTTCACGGGTCGTAACCGATTACTATGCCAAAGCGGGATTAACGACGTACCTTGATGCGTTGGGATTCAACCTGGTGGGTTACGGCTGTACTACCTGTATCGGTAACTCCGGGCCGCTGCCGGATGCGATTGAAGCCGCGATAAAAGCCGGCGATCTGACGGTTGGCGCGGTGCTGTCAGGCAACCGTAACTTTGAAGGCCGTATTCATCCGCTGGTGAAGACGAACTGGCTGGCGTCACCGCCACTGGTCGTCGCGTATGCGCTGGCGGGGAATATGAACGTCGATCTGACGCAAGAACCATTGGGGGAAGATCGTGACGGGAAAGCCGTCTACCTGAAAGATATCTGGCCGTCGACCAAAGCGGTGGCAGACGCGGTATTGAACGTCAGCGCGGGTATGTTCCATAAACAGTATGCGGCGGTGTTTGAAGGAACACAGGAGTGGCAGGACATTGAGGTCGATGACAATCCCACCTATCAATGGCCGGAAGAGTCGACTTATATTCGCCAGACGCCTTTCTTCCTGGATATGGGGAAAGAACCTGAACCGGTTCAGGATATCCACAAGGCGCGTATTCTGGCGATGCTGGGGGATTCGGTTACCACCGACCATATCTCACCGGCAGGCAATATCAAACGCGATAGTCCGGCTGGGAAATATTTGCTGGAGCGCGGCGTCGAAACTGCGGAGTTCAACTCTTACGGTTCACGACGCGGTAACCATGAAGTGATGATGCGCGGGACATTCGCCAATATCCGTATCCGTAATGAGATGGTGCCGGGTAAAGAGGGTGGCTATACCCGCCACATCCCGTCGCAGAATGAGATGACGATCTATGACGCGGCGATGCGCTACAAGGACGACAATGTCCCGCTGGCGCTGTTTGCGGGGAAAGAATACGGTTCAGGCTCTAGCCGCGACTGGGCAGCGAAAGGCCCGCGTTTGCTGGGGGTTCGCGTGGTGATTGCCGAATCGTTCGAGCGTATTCACCGCTCCAACCTGATCGGGATGGGGATTCTACCGCTGGAATTTCCTGAAGGGGTGACGCGTAAGACGCTACAGCTCACCGGAGACGAGCAGATTTCGATTACGGGATTAAATCAGCTAACACCGGGTGCTACGGTTGAGGTCAACATCACGGATGCCAGCGGTAACACGCAGGCAATCAGCACCCGCTGCCGCATCGACACCCGTAACGAACTGACCTACTACCAGAACGACGGTATCCTACATTACGTTATCCGCAATATGCTGTAA
- the pdxY gene encoding pyridoxal kinase PdxY: protein MKNILSIQSHVVFGHAGNSAAEFPMRRMGANVWPLNTVQFSNHTQYGHWTGCVMPASHLTEVVQGIANIDKLKTCNAVLSGYIGSAEQGEHILGIVRQVKAANPDALYFCDPVMGTPEKGCIVAPGVSDFHCQQSLLAADIIAPNLPELELLGGRTVHNVAEAVATARALCEKGPKIVLVKHLSRAAAREDSFEMLLVTPTDAWHISRPLVEFERQPVGVGDLTSGLLLVNLLKGVALDKALEHTTAAVYEVMLVTKEMNEYELQLVAAQDGIANPRHHFQAVRLS, encoded by the coding sequence ATGAAAAATATACTTTCCATCCAATCCCATGTCGTTTTTGGTCATGCCGGTAACAGCGCGGCAGAGTTTCCGATGCGTCGGATGGGCGCAAACGTTTGGCCGTTGAATACGGTGCAATTCTCGAATCATACCCAATACGGCCACTGGACGGGGTGTGTGATGCCTGCCAGCCACCTGACCGAAGTGGTGCAGGGGATTGCGAATATTGACAAACTGAAGACCTGTAATGCTGTACTGAGCGGTTATATCGGTTCAGCGGAGCAAGGTGAACATATTCTGGGGATTGTGCGGCAGGTAAAAGCGGCTAATCCTGATGCGCTGTACTTCTGCGATCCGGTGATGGGTACGCCAGAGAAAGGCTGCATCGTCGCGCCCGGCGTGTCTGATTTTCATTGTCAGCAGTCGCTGCTAGCGGCCGATATTATCGCGCCGAACCTGCCTGAACTGGAACTGCTGGGTGGCCGTACCGTGCATAACGTGGCGGAAGCTGTGGCAACCGCGCGCGCCTTGTGTGAAAAAGGACCAAAAATCGTTCTGGTTAAGCACCTTAGCCGAGCCGCCGCGCGTGAAGACAGTTTTGAAATGCTGTTGGTTACGCCGACGGATGCCTGGCATATCAGCCGACCGCTGGTGGAATTTGAGCGTCAACCTGTCGGCGTGGGCGATTTAACCAGTGGATTACTGCTGGTGAACTTGCTTAAAGGCGTGGCGTTGGATAAAGCGCTGGAGCACACCACGGCGGCTGTTTATGAAGTCATGCTGGTGACGAAAGAGATGAATGAATATGAGCTGCAACTGGTTGCCGCTCAGGATGGGATTGCCAATCCGCGTCATCATTTCCAGGCGGTTCGTCTGTCGTAA
- a CDS encoding MliC family protein: MKRLLTGTALILLSGCSYFGHKQTVETLHYQCGTMPLTVTLQQGGETPSQVSFLLDGERLALPQVVSASGVRYSNGTYTFWSKGDRAFIQRGERVIVDDCILAPM; encoded by the coding sequence ATGAAACGATTGCTGACAGGGACAGCGCTGATTCTGCTGAGCGGATGCAGCTATTTCGGTCATAAACAAACGGTTGAAACGCTGCATTATCAATGCGGCACCATGCCGCTCACGGTGACACTACAGCAGGGCGGTGAAACGCCTTCGCAGGTGAGTTTCCTGCTAGATGGCGAACGTCTCGCTCTCCCTCAGGTGGTGTCCGCTTCTGGCGTCAGATACAGCAATGGCACCTACACATTCTGGAGCAAAGGCGATCGTGCATTTATCCAACGTGGTGAACGGGTTATCGTGGATGACTGCATACTGGCACCGATGTAA
- a CDS encoding dicarboxylate/amino acid:cation symporter: MKKNSLLFFIALAIVLGIIVGGICHSLLTEQQAKEVVSYFNLVTDVFLRLIKMIIAPLVFATLVSGLASMGNSSSVGRIGLKAMVWFICSSMVSLFIGMLLANIFEPGVGMNLAIPSTPIAVDTGVSTGGFTLKSFIAHIFPRSIVEAMANNEILQILVFSMFFGSALAFVKGQNKHAVTMESMVEELAKVMFRVTDYVMRLAPLAVFSSLASSITTEGLGLLLDFGKVIGEFYLGLALLWGLMFGAGALFLGKKATWGLIKLLREPSMLAFATASSEAAYPKTMEALSEFGVPKKITSFVLPLGYSFNLVGSMIYQAFAILFIAQAYNIHLSLTQQTLILLTLMITSKGMAGVARAAVVVVAATLPMFSLPEAGILLIIGIDQFLDMGRTATNVIGNGMATAVVAKLERNHDLEEPEHEHSEEEAPVMATGNV, translated from the coding sequence ATGAAAAAGAACAGCTTATTGTTTTTTATCGCCTTGGCTATTGTTCTCGGAATTATTGTTGGCGGGATTTGTCATTCTTTATTAACTGAGCAGCAAGCTAAAGAAGTCGTCTCCTACTTTAATTTAGTGACCGATGTTTTTCTTCGTCTGATAAAGATGATTATTGCACCATTGGTATTCGCCACATTGGTATCTGGTCTTGCCAGTATGGGGAATTCTTCTTCCGTCGGCCGAATAGGCCTGAAGGCTATGGTGTGGTTTATTTGTTCTTCAATGGTTTCCCTTTTTATTGGCATGTTATTGGCAAATATCTTCGAGCCCGGTGTTGGCATGAACCTCGCCATTCCCAGTACGCCAATAGCGGTAGATACTGGCGTAAGTACCGGTGGATTTACGCTGAAAAGCTTCATTGCCCATATATTTCCACGCAGCATCGTCGAGGCGATGGCGAATAATGAAATATTGCAGATCCTGGTGTTCTCGATGTTTTTTGGTTCTGCACTGGCTTTTGTGAAAGGCCAAAACAAGCATGCGGTTACCATGGAATCGATGGTCGAGGAACTGGCGAAAGTGATGTTTCGGGTGACGGACTATGTCATGCGATTAGCGCCTTTGGCCGTATTTTCCTCGCTGGCGTCTTCTATTACGACCGAAGGTCTGGGGCTTCTGCTCGACTTTGGCAAGGTCATCGGTGAGTTTTACCTTGGGTTGGCGCTGCTATGGGGGCTTATGTTCGGTGCCGGTGCGCTGTTCCTCGGCAAGAAAGCAACCTGGGGGTTGATCAAACTGTTGCGTGAACCCAGTATGCTGGCTTTTGCCACCGCCAGCAGCGAAGCGGCCTATCCAAAAACAATGGAAGCGCTGAGCGAGTTCGGCGTTCCTAAAAAAATCACCAGCTTTGTACTCCCATTGGGGTATTCCTTTAACCTTGTCGGCTCCATGATATATCAGGCGTTTGCCATTCTGTTTATCGCGCAGGCTTACAATATTCACCTCAGTTTGACGCAGCAGACGCTGATTCTGCTGACGTTGATGATTACCAGTAAAGGTATGGCGGGCGTAGCACGTGCGGCGGTGGTGGTGGTGGCGGCGACATTGCCGATGTTCAGCTTACCCGAAGCCGGCATTTTACTGATTATTGGTATCGACCAGTTTCTGGATATGGGCCGCACGGCGACCAATGTGATTGGTAACGGCATGGCGACCGCGGTTGTTGCCAAGCTGGAACGCAACCACGATCTGGAAGAACCCGAGCATGAGCATTCCGAGGAAGAAGCCCCTGTGATGGCAACCGGGAATGTCTAA
- the gstA gene encoding glutathione transferase GstA, giving the protein MKLFYQAESSSLFTHIVLIESKLEFKLEKVNLRTKKTERGTDYTFINPKGMVPALELDDGSILTEGVAIAEYIADLVPHCNLIAPTGSMARYHTLEWLNYISAELHKTFTPIFRPGTPETYKELLMEYLQVKFRYINLVLSEQNYLVANRFSIADAYLFTVMRWAQSLKLDMFRYPALAAYLDHIAERPSVATALKVERLKG; this is encoded by the coding sequence ATGAAACTGTTTTATCAAGCTGAAAGCAGTTCTCTTTTTACACACATCGTTTTGATCGAATCCAAACTGGAGTTCAAGCTGGAGAAGGTTAATCTGCGCACGAAAAAAACAGAGCGTGGAACCGACTATACGTTCATCAACCCAAAAGGGATGGTGCCAGCGTTAGAGCTAGATGATGGTTCTATCCTGACGGAGGGTGTCGCCATCGCTGAGTACATTGCCGATCTGGTTCCGCACTGTAACCTTATCGCCCCCACCGGCAGCATGGCGCGCTACCATACTCTCGAATGGCTGAATTACATTTCTGCTGAACTGCACAAAACGTTTACACCGATCTTCCGTCCTGGTACGCCGGAGACGTATAAAGAGCTGCTAATGGAATATTTGCAGGTCAAATTCCGTTATATCAATTTGGTGTTAAGTGAGCAGAATTATTTAGTCGCCAACCGTTTCAGTATCGCCGATGCGTATCTGTTTACCGTGATGCGCTGGGCACAGTCGCTAAAACTGGATATGTTCCGCTACCCTGCGCTGGCGGCTTACCTCGACCATATTGCCGAACGTCCTTCCGTCGCGACCGCGCTTAAGGTTGAAAGGTTGAAAGGTTGA